In Boudabousia tangfeifanii, the DNA window TAAAGGGATAGTCGGAGAAAACTTTCCGAGTAGCGCCCGAGAGACCAGCAGAAAGACGTTCTTGGGGAGCTAAAGAATCGTCTGCTAGTTGTTTGCGAGTTTGAACTAGGTGTTCCCGAGCAGACGCGGAAAGCTGATATTTAGCTGACTCGCTCTTTGGTGGATAAGGCTTAACCTCGCCCGCTAGGACGCGGTCGAAGAGCGCTACGCCCTCGGCCAACATCAAATCGACATCGACGCCCGCCGCAATTTTGACTGAAGCATCGTGGACCCACGTGGCGTAGGGATCGGAGAAAGCTTCGATGTGGAAGTAGTAGGCACCTGGCTCATCGGCTCGCAAGAAAGTTTCGTAACGATCGAGACCCGGCGCGATATCAACCATCTTCCGGCGATCCTTTTCTTCGCCAGCACTGTTGGTCAGAACGGCGTGGACACCAAACGCATCGTGGCCTTCTCTAAAGACAGTTGCTCTAACGGGGAAAGCTTCTCCTTCTACGGCCTTGGCGGGCCAGGAACCATCCTCAATTTGGGGAAATACTTCCGTCACTGGAATACGACTGATTGGGGTTGGCTCAGGGAACACCCAGGGGGCAGTAGTCTTAGTTGCCAAAGACGAGGGCGTCGATTCGAGTGGCGCTTCCTTCGGGCTATTTGACGACTTGGCAGAAGCTCCCGTGGTTTTGTTTGCGCCCTGAGGGGCTGAAGTTGGGGTCTTTTTCACCGTACTCTCCTCACTAACTGTTGATCTAGCGTCCTTGCTAGGCGATAGACGAGGCAATTTGATTTTAGGCTGCTTCTTTTTCACCCTTTAAGGATAACCAGAAAAAGCGAGATATGTGTGACCAAAGCGTGTGCCACGACACTAAAAAGCGGTGTTAAGGGGAGAAAACCCCTTAACACCGCTAAAAATAAGCTCTAAGGCCTAGTAAACCATCTTCATGGCCTGTCGCACCTGAGCTAACTTTTCGTCAGCTTGGGCGTTAGCCTTTTCATTACCGGCAGCTAGAATCGAACGCAAGTAAGCCTCATCCTGGGCCAGTTCCGTACGGCGGGCACGAATTGGCTCGAGCATGCCATTAACTGCGTCAATGACCAAAGCCTTCAAGGCGCCGGCGCCCTTATCACCAATCTGGTCAGCGATTTCAGCAGGTGCTTGGCCAGTGGCTTCTGAGGCCATGAGAAGCAGGTTGGCAACTTCTGGGCGATTTACCGGATCGAAAGTGATCAGACGTTCGGAGTCAGTCACTGCCCGCTTGAGCATCTTGGCTGTCTGGTCGGCTGTCATTCCAAGTTCAATGGTATTGCCACGCGACTTAGACATCTTCTGGCCATCCGTGCCCAAAAGGTTCTGTACTTGAGAAAGTAGGGCATCAGGACGACGGAATACTGGATGCGAAAGCTCACCGCGACCATAACGCTTGTCGAAGCGGTTCGCAATCAAACGAGTCTGCTCGATGTGAGGGAGCTGATCCTTACCAGCAGGCACCAAGTTAGCGTCGCAGAACAGGATGTCTGCAGCTTGGTGCACTGGGTAGGTCAACAAAAGACCGCTCATGGCACGGCCGCCAGTGGCTTCCAGTTCAGCCTTTACCGTGGGATTACGGTGAAGTTCACTCTCAGTCACCAAGGAAAGGAACGGCAACATCAGCTGGTTCAGAGCTGGGATAGCCGAGTGAGTAAAGATAGTGGACTTTTCGGGATCAATCCCACAAGCGAGGTAATCAGTGACGAGAGAAAGGACCCGCTCACGAATCGGGCCAACCCCATCACGGTCGGTAATCACCTGATAGTCAGCGATGATTACCCAAGTGTCAACGCCCTGATCTTGCAGGCGGACACGGTTACGCAAAGTTCCCAGATAGTGTCCCAAATGCAAATTGCCGGTGGGGCGGTCACCGGTTAGAACTCGGAACTTTTCTGGATTGGTTTTAATCTGTTCTTCAATTTCTTGAGAACGAGCAACGCTGCGAGCCAGTGACGCGTCAGAGGTTGCTTCGCTGAGTGTATCTGCAGTAGTCATGCCTGTTAGTTTAACCTTAAATAGAAATCGATGCGGCTTTGAGAATGCTAAAAGATCCCCAAAGCTAGGACAAAAATACGGCTAGTGACAAGGGTTCAAGGGAGAACTCTTCTA includes these proteins:
- the trpS gene encoding tryptophan--tRNA ligase, whose protein sequence is MTTADTLSEATSDASLARSVARSQEIEEQIKTNPEKFRVLTGDRPTGNLHLGHYLGTLRNRVRLQDQGVDTWVIIADYQVITDRDGVGPIRERVLSLVTDYLACGIDPEKSTIFTHSAIPALNQLMLPFLSLVTESELHRNPTVKAELEATGGRAMSGLLLTYPVHQAADILFCDANLVPAGKDQLPHIEQTRLIANRFDKRYGRGELSHPVFRRPDALLSQVQNLLGTDGQKMSKSRGNTIELGMTADQTAKMLKRAVTDSERLITFDPVNRPEVANLLLMASEATGQAPAEIADQIGDKGAGALKALVIDAVNGMLEPIRARRTELAQDEAYLRSILAAGNEKANAQADEKLAQVRQAMKMVY